From Longimicrobium sp., the proteins below share one genomic window:
- the ribE gene encoding 6,7-dimethyl-8-ribityllumazine synthase, with protein MIEHHGQIRGEGKRFGIVISRFNDLITRQLLAGARDCLRQHGVADDAIEVVWVPGAWEIPGPCRMLAETGSYDSVIALGCVIRGSTPHFDYVAGTAANGLAAIGVNSRIPVVFGVLTTDTIEQAIERAGTKAGNKGWDAAMVAMEMSDLYTRLGDGSIGGKEAR; from the coding sequence TTGATCGAACATCACGGGCAGATTCGCGGCGAAGGCAAGCGCTTCGGCATCGTCATCAGCCGGTTCAACGACCTGATCACCCGGCAGCTGCTGGCCGGCGCGCGCGACTGCCTGCGCCAGCACGGCGTGGCGGACGACGCCATCGAAGTCGTCTGGGTGCCGGGCGCGTGGGAGATCCCCGGGCCCTGCCGCATGCTGGCCGAAACGGGCAGCTACGACTCGGTGATCGCGCTGGGCTGCGTGATCCGCGGCTCCACGCCGCACTTCGACTACGTCGCGGGGACGGCCGCGAACGGGCTGGCGGCCATCGGCGTGAACTCGCGCATTCCCGTCGTTTTCGGCGTGCTGACGACGGACACCATCGAGCAGGCCATCGAGCGCGCGGGCACCAAGGCCGGCAACAAGGGATGGGACGCGGCGATGGTGGCCATGGAGATGAGCGATCTCTACACGCGCCTGGGCGACGGCTCCATCGGCGGCAAGGAGGCCCGGTGA
- the nusB gene encoding transcription antitermination factor NusB, whose amino-acid sequence MNNRSRARGWALQALYAWEQRGGDVSQAIPVLHGLFENLRVSPANRPYSEVLVRLVATNLPKIDRAIVESLTNWRMERLSVIDRAILRLGTAEMMFVDDVPARTVIREAMQLAEKYGTHESARFVNGVLDAVMRRVAPGESAPA is encoded by the coding sequence GTGAACAACCGGAGCCGCGCCCGCGGCTGGGCGCTGCAGGCGCTGTACGCGTGGGAGCAGCGCGGCGGAGACGTGTCGCAGGCGATTCCCGTTCTCCACGGCCTGTTCGAAAACCTTCGCGTGTCGCCGGCCAACCGGCCGTACTCCGAGGTCCTCGTGCGCCTGGTGGCGACGAACCTTCCGAAGATCGACCGCGCCATCGTGGAGTCGCTCACCAACTGGCGGATGGAGCGCCTGTCGGTGATCGACCGAGCCATCCTGCGGCTGGGGACGGCAGAGATGATGTTCGTGGACGACGTGCCGGCGCGGACGGTGATCCGCGAAGCCATGCAACTCGCGGAAAAGTACGGAACCCACGAAAGCGCGCGGTTCGTCAACGGCGTGCTGGACGCGGTGATGCGGCGGGTGGCGCCCGGGGAGTCTGCCCCGGCGTGA